One Chrysiogenia bacterium genomic window, CCGAAGGTAATCGCCTTGGGATCGACCGGGCGCCCCATGGACGAGGACGCGATGCTCGTCAGGATCGCCAGGTCGGCCGCGGGCTCGGTGAGCGAGACGCCGCCGGCCGCGTTCACGAAGACATCCTGATCGGCCAGGTGAATCCCGCCGCGCTTTTCGAGAACGGCGGCAAGAAGCTGGGTCCTCTGGTTGTCCACCCCCAGCGCGGTGCGCCGCGGATTGCCAAGGCGCGAGTCGGCGACGAGCGCCTGCACTTCGGCAAGCAACGGGCGGGTGCCCTCCAGCGCGCAGGTCACAACCGAGCCCGAGACGCGCTCGGGCCGCTCGTCGAGAAAGAGAGCGGAGGGATTATCAATCTCATCGAGACCGCTGCCCTTCATCTCGAAGACGCCGATCTCGTTGGTGGAACCAAAGCGGTTCTTCACCGTGCGAAGAATTCGGTACGGCGTCCCGCGGTCGCCTTCGAAGTAGGCAACCGTGTCGACAAGGTGTTCGAGAACCTTTGGTCCGGCAAGCGCGCCTTCCTTGGTCAGGTGTCCCACCAGCCAGATGATCACGCCTTCCTGCTTGGCCACTTTCGTCAGACGGCCTGCTGCCTCGCGCACCTGCGAGACACTGCCCGGCACGCTGGTGAGCGACTCGGTGGCAATGGTCTGGATCGAATCGATGGCGAGGATGAGCGGCTTGTTCTTGCGAAGCTGATCGAGCACCGCTTCGAGCGAGGTCTCGCACATCAGATTGACCGGCGCATCGGCGATACCCAGGCGCTCGGCGCGCATGCGGATCTGCGCGCCGCTCTCTTCGCCCGAGACGTAGAGCACCGGGCTTTTCTCGCCTTCCTTGCCGAGCGAGCGCGCCAGGTTGCACAGCGCCTGCAGCAGCAGCGTCGACTTGCCGATGCCCGGATCGCCGCCGAGCAGCACGACCGAACCGGGCACGAGCCCGCCGCCCAATACGCGGTCGAGTTCCGAGAGACCGGTGGTCAGCCGCGCGCCCTCGTTCTGATCGAGCTCGGCCAGTAAGGTGGGCT contains:
- the radA gene encoding DNA repair protein RadA, which gives rise to MAKTRTVFACAECGHQSPKWVGRCPDCGAWNSFAEEVVGPAVRSKSPLSGAESEPTLLAELDQNEGARLTTGLSELDRVLGGGLVPGSVVLLGGDPGIGKSTLLLQALCNLARSLGKEGEKSPVLYVSGEESGAQIRMRAERLGIADAPVNLMCETSLEAVLDQLRKNKPLILAIDSIQTIATESLTSVPGSVSQVREAAGRLTKVAKQEGVIIWLVGHLTKEGALAGPKVLEHLVDTVAYFEGDRGTPYRILRTVKNRFGSTNEIGVFEMKGSGLDEIDNPSALFLDERPERVSGSVVTCALEGTRPLLAEVQALVADSRLGNPRRTALGVDNQRTQLLAAVLEKRGGIHLADQDVFVNAAGGVSLTEPAADLAILTSIASSSMGRPVDPKAITFG